The following proteins are co-located in the Rhodococcus opacus B4 genome:
- a CDS encoding dihydrofolate reductase family protein, which produces MRKLVYYVATTIDGFIAGADGTDPSGTVFELEGDHMPVMIAEYPETVPTHVRAAMGIDAPNRHFDTLLMGRATYQPSLDLGVTSPYAHLRQYVFSTTLTASPDPDVEIVSGDPIEKVRELEKEDGKDIWLCGGGKLAAALQPEVDELRIKLNPVAIGTGIPLFDGEFDPQRFRLTSTRAFESGMIFLTYVRR; this is translated from the coding sequence ATGCGAAAACTCGTCTACTACGTCGCCACCACCATCGACGGATTCATCGCCGGCGCCGACGGCACGGACCCCAGCGGCACCGTCTTCGAACTCGAGGGTGATCACATGCCCGTGATGATCGCCGAGTACCCCGAGACGGTCCCCACCCATGTGCGGGCAGCGATGGGAATCGATGCCCCCAACCGGCATTTCGACACGCTGCTCATGGGCCGCGCCACCTACCAGCCCAGCCTCGACCTCGGCGTGACCAGCCCGTACGCACATCTGCGGCAGTACGTGTTCTCGACGACACTCACGGCGTCGCCCGACCCGGACGTCGAGATCGTGTCGGGCGATCCGATCGAGAAGGTGCGCGAACTCGAGAAGGAGGACGGCAAGGACATCTGGCTGTGCGGCGGCGGGAAGTTGGCCGCCGCGCTGCAACCGGAGGTCGACGAACTCCGGATCAAGCTCAACCCCGTCGCGATCGGCACCGGCATTCCACTGTTCGACGGCGAATTCGACCCCCAGCGATTCCGGCTGACCTCGACCCGCGCGTTCGAGAGCGGGATGATTTTCCTGACGTACGTCCGCCGATAA
- a CDS encoding lysophospholipid acyltransferase family protein: MWYWIFKHVLIGPVLRIFGRPAIHGAHHIPASGPVILASNHLTVVDSFFLVLMVRRRITFVAKSEYFTEGGVKGRAKRWFFTAAGQLPIDRSGASAAESALNTARKILDDGRVWGIYPEGTRSPDGRLHKGKTGIARVALATGAPVVPIAMHGTRRVNPAGSRMWRFGRVTVTVGEPLDFSRFAELRDNRHVVRAATDELMHALMTLSGQEYVDDYALRRPA, from the coding sequence GTGTGGTACTGGATCTTCAAACATGTGTTGATCGGACCGGTGTTGCGGATCTTCGGTCGGCCCGCGATCCACGGCGCACACCACATCCCGGCGTCGGGGCCGGTGATCCTGGCGAGCAACCACCTCACCGTCGTCGACTCGTTCTTCCTCGTCCTGATGGTGCGCCGCCGCATCACGTTCGTCGCCAAGAGCGAGTACTTCACCGAGGGCGGCGTGAAGGGGCGGGCGAAACGCTGGTTCTTCACCGCGGCCGGGCAATTGCCGATCGACCGATCCGGGGCCTCGGCCGCCGAATCCGCCCTGAACACCGCACGGAAGATCCTGGACGACGGCAGGGTCTGGGGAATCTACCCGGAGGGCACCCGGTCGCCCGACGGCCGGCTCCACAAGGGCAAGACCGGAATCGCCCGGGTCGCGCTCGCCACGGGCGCCCCGGTCGTGCCGATCGCCATGCACGGCACCCGGCGGGTCAACCCCGCCGGATCGAGGATGTGGCGGTTCGGCAGGGTGACGGTGACCGTCGGTGAGCCGCTCGACTTCTCCCGATTCGCCGAACTGCGCGACAACCGGCACGTCGTCCGGGCCGCGACGGACGAACTGATGCACGCCCTCATGACGCTGTCCGGCCAGGAGTACGTGGACGACTACGCGCTCAGGCGTCCGGCGTAG
- a CDS encoding TetR/AcrR family transcriptional regulator, with product MAQNPERRAALVNAAIEVLAREGARGLTFRAVDAEAEVPKGTASNYFANRDDLFDQVGKRIHERMGPDPSVIEDSVRKPQDLDLVIECMQGLFGRITRDRTGYLALQELRLEAVRRPELRTTLTRTISENLERDIGFHLGSGLPGDRGTVVMLYLAMSGLIVEHLTLPGVLEGVDTERLIADLVTRAVATPDA from the coding sequence ATGGCACAGAATCCGGAACGACGTGCGGCCCTCGTGAACGCGGCGATCGAAGTGCTTGCGCGGGAGGGCGCCCGCGGACTCACCTTCCGTGCGGTCGACGCGGAGGCCGAGGTGCCGAAGGGTACGGCGTCCAACTACTTCGCCAACCGCGACGACCTGTTCGACCAGGTCGGCAAACGGATTCACGAGCGGATGGGACCCGACCCGTCGGTGATCGAGGACAGCGTCCGCAAGCCGCAGGATCTCGACCTCGTGATCGAGTGCATGCAGGGATTGTTCGGCCGGATCACCCGTGACCGCACGGGCTATCTCGCCCTGCAGGAATTGCGGCTCGAGGCGGTCCGCCGCCCCGAACTGCGTACCACGCTGACCCGCACGATCTCCGAGAACCTGGAGCGCGACATCGGGTTTCACCTCGGCTCGGGGCTTCCCGGTGACCGCGGCACCGTCGTCATGCTCTATCTCGCGATGAGTGGGCTCATCGTCGAGCACCTGACGCTGCCCGGGGTGCTCGAGGGCGTCGACACCGAGCGGCTCATCGCCGATCTCGTGACCCGAGCCGTCGCTACGCCGGACGCCTGA